A region of the Kribbella sp. NBC_01245 genome:
CGTTCTATCTGTGGAAGACGAGTCGAGATGTAGTCGACGACAGACTGTGTTCTGTTGGCAATCTACTGTTCGACTCGATGTTGCTCCTCCCCCGATAGTCGGGGTAGGGACGTACAAGCTAGTCAGTCCTACCCGGGCGGGGAGGGCTCGCACTGTCGCGAGCCTTACCGGGTTACGACGACATGGGGGGAAGACCATGAGCTCAGGGGTGCTCGTCCATGGACGGGATGACCTGTCCGCTGTTGCCGTGGTGCCGGTGGTGCAGCTACCGACGACCCGGCTGCCGACCGATATCTGGCACGACCTGATTCACGAGATGGCCACCGTCCGCGCTCTGACCGCCGCCGCGCTCGCCGCGGGCGACGAGACGGCCAGGATGACGCTGCTCGCGCTGATCGAGACCGAGACCCGCGAGGTCACCGCGCTACTTCGGCAGATTCGCGAGGACCACTATCTGGCCGAGCCCGCCGATGTCTCCGTGGTGCTGGCCGACCTGGTCGGGACTTTGGCCGCCACGACCGAGGTCACGCTGCGGTTGGCGCCCGTGCGGGCCCATCGCGTCGGGATCGACCGCGTCTCGCTGCGCCGGGTCCTGCGCAACCTACTGGAGAACGCGATTCGCGCCGCCGGGCCCGACGGAGTGGTCGAGCTGGCCGCCCGGCAGACCGACGCCGGCCTGGCCATTTCGATCGGCGACTCCGGTCCCGGTTTCGGCCTTGGCCCACCCGGTCTGAGCAGCCGCGGCCTGGTCATCGTGCGACGGCTGATCGAAGCCGTCGGCGGCTCGCTCGACGTCGGCACCTCCCCGCTGGGCGGCGCCCTCGTCACGGTCACCTTCTCCCTTGCCCACCTCAGCTGACCCGACGCTCGGCCCTGCCGACGATCTGTCCGTGGCAGCGGGGGTGCGGGTGATCGTGTGTGATGACCATCGGGTCTTCGCCGAGGCGCTCGCGGCAGTGTTGCGCGGGCACGGCTATCTCGTCGCGGACGTCGTCCAGGATCCGCGGAAAGCCCTGGAACTGCTGGCCGCCGAAACGGTCGACTTGTGCGTGATGGATCTGGGTTTCCCCGACGCGGACGGTATTGAGTTCACCCGCCGGATCGGTGAGACGACCCCGTCGGTCAAGGTCTTCGTGCTCACCGCCCGCACCGGGCCCGACGTACTCCGCCTCGCCATGGCCGCCGGCGCGAGTGGTGTCGCCTCCAAAGAACGCGGGATCGGCGACGTCGTCCGCGCCATCGGCCGGGTCGTGGCGGGTGAGCTCTATTGCGACGACCACCTGCTGCGCGACGCTCTCGGCCTGGGCGCCGACACGGACCGGGCCCACGCCCAGTTCCTCGCCACCTACCTCACCAAACGCGAACGCGAAGTCCTTGACCTGCTGGTCCAGGGGCAGACCACCGATGCCATGGCAGGGCTCCTGCACATCTCGAAGACCACGGTCCGCACCCACATCCAGTCCGTCCTCAGCAAGTTCGGCGCCCACTCCCGCCTAGAAGCCGTCGCCTACGCCATCGCCAACGGCATCGTCCCCCCACCCACCTGACGCCCGCGCCGACCCTTTTCTTGCGACGATCGGACCCGTTTGCCGCTGTAAGGCAGCCTGCACCTGACAGGTAGCAGACGAGCGGCAAAACGGGTCCGATCGTCGCAAGAAAAGGGTTGCCCAGGCTAGTCCCGCGAAAGCACGGTCGTCAGCGCCTCGTGGAGGGTTGCCTCGGCGTCTTCGGGGAGGGCGGGGGAGCGCCACGCGACGTGGGCGTCGGGGCGGATCAGGAGGCAGCCGGAGTCGGGGATCTCGCTAAGGCGCGACCAGTCGCCGTACAGGTCGTCCAAGTCGGCACCCGGTCCGATGACGTACGCGTCCATCGGCACACCGAGGTTCTCCGAGACGACCTGGGCCGCCTTGGTCCACGACTCCCCGCCGATCCCGGTCAGCAGCACGAACCGACCTTTCCCAACGACGTCCAGCGTGCTCACCGTCGAACCACCTTGGTTGAGCCAGCAATGCGGAATTCGCGCCCCCGGCCAAGTCGTCGGGTGGTAAAACAACTCCGGATCGCGCTCATACGCAGGCTCGGCAGTCCCATCCGGCAGGACCGCGTCCGACCGATACCGCTGCCCCAGCTCCACCCCATGCGCGTTGAACTCGTAGTCCTTCAACTCGATCGCCTCGCGCAATTCCGCCCGCTGCGCCTCGCCTTCCGGAGTGTCGTCCTTCCGCGACGCGATCGTCCTCCCGGCAGGCGCGTCCGGAGTCATCCCAAGAGCCTTGAAGATCTGACCGAACTGCGTCCTGCTCTTGTTCGCGCGCTCCACGATCTGCCGCGCCACCGGCACCCGCTCATCGTCGTACGTCGCGAGCAACGCCGGCCCGGCTTGCCCACGGATGACGTGCGCGAGCTTCCACGACAGGTTGTACGCGTCCTGGATCGACGTGTTCGAACCGAGGCCGTTGCTCGGCGGATGCCGGTGGATCGCGTCGCCCATGCAGAAAACGCGACCACGCGAGGCCTGTTCGGCGTACATGTGATTGACGCTCCAGACCGACGTGCCTTTGAGCTTGACGTCGATCGTGTCGTTGCCGACCAGGTTGTGCACGATCTCGGTCGCCATGGCCTCGTCGACCTCCGGCGCGGGTTTGCTGATGTCGTAACCCCAGACGATCAGCCACTCGTTCCACGGCCGCACCATCCGGACCAGCCCGGCGCCGATGCCGCCGATCTGCGCGCCCGGTTGCAACACCCAGTAGAGAACGCTCGGCCGGTGCGCGACGTACTTCGAGAGGTCGGCCTCGAAGACGATGTTCATCGAGCCCTCGATATCCATCGAGCCGGTCATCGGCAGTGCGATGTCCTGCGCGACCTTGCTGCGACCACCGTCGGCGCCGATCAGATAGCGGGCTCTGATGGAGTACGTCGAACCGGTCAGGCGGTCGCGAACCAACGCGGTGACGCCGTCCTCGTCCTGCTCGAGCGAGAGGTACTCCGTCCCGAACCGCACCTGCGCACCCCGGCTCGCGGCCGTGCTGACCAGGATCGGCTCGAACAACGTTTGCGGCAGGTCGACCGGCAGAGTGGGCGAGGCCTCGGTGTAGTCGGCCAGCCGGCGCGGATGCGTGCCCCAAGTGCGAATCCGGCCGATCTCCTCACCGGCAAGCGAAGTGCAGAAGGCGGTCTGGCCCATCAGCTCATGCGTGGTGCCCTTGCCGGTGACCTCCGCCTCGATCCCCATATCGCGCATCAGCTCGATCGTGCGCTGGTTGGTGATGTGGGCGCGCGGGGTGTTCGCGGTCCAGCGGTAGCGGTTCAGCACGATGGTGTCGATCTCGTACGTCGACAGGAACAGCGCGGCGGCACCACCGGCCGGACCACTGCCGACGATCAGCACATCGGTGTCGTATTCGGTCATCGAGCGGACTCCTCGTCGGTGGCGAGTACAAGGTCGTACGTGATCGTGGCGTAGGGCACGTCGAGCTGCCGCCCGTCGGGCGCGACCCCGGCGGGGTGTTCGGCGAAGCCGGCGATCAGCGAGGCTTTTACCCCGAAGACGGCATCGCTATCCAGGTATTCGTCACCGGCCGCGAAGACGTGCGTGATCAACCGCGAATAGCCCGGTGCGGTGACCATGAAGTGGATGTGCGCAGGTCGCATCGGCCCGCGCCCGCCGGCCCGGAGCAACTCGCCGACCGGACCGTCGGCAGGGATCGGATAGGCCACCGGGCGTACCGCCCAGAAGGAAAAGTTGCCCTCGGCATCGGTATGCAGGTGGCCGCGGTTCTGCGGTCCATCGAGGGACTTCTGTACGTCATAGAAGCCTTCCTCGTCGGCCTGCCAAGCCTCGACCAAGGCGTCCGCGATTGGCTCGCGGGCGGTGTTCAGGACGCGGCCGCTAACCAGACACGGCTGTCCGGGTGCGCCGTTCGACATGTCACCGCCGTTCTCGATTTCCGGCGATCCCTCGACGAAGAACGGCCCGAAAACGGTCGCCGCCGTGGCCTCGGGCGGTTTGCGATTGGCCAGACCGACGGTCAGCATGGACAGTCCGAGTACGTCGGACAGCAGCACGAACTCCTGCCGCTTGTCGTCCGAGATCTGGCCGGTCTGGGTCAAGAAGTCGATGCCCTTGAACCACTCCTCCTCGGTCAGCTCGACCTCCGTCGCGAAGGCGTGCAGGTGCCGAACCAAGGCCGCCATGATCGTCTTGTACCGCTCATCCGTGCTGCCGTCGAAGCTCGCCACCACGGCATCGGTGAGCGCCTGGCCGTCCAGGTCGGAGTGATTGGTCACGCTTCGATCACCATCGCCAGGCCCTGGCCGACGCCTATGCACAAGGTGGCGAGGCCGTACCCGCCACCACGTCGTCGGAGTTCGTGCGCGAGGGTCGTGAGCAGGCGGGTGCCGGAGCTGCCGAGCGGATGCCCGAGCGCGAT
Encoded here:
- a CDS encoding sensor histidine kinase, with the translated sequence MSSGVLVHGRDDLSAVAVVPVVQLPTTRLPTDIWHDLIHEMATVRALTAAALAAGDETARMTLLALIETETREVTALLRQIREDHYLAEPADVSVVLADLVGTLAATTEVTLRLAPVRAHRVGIDRVSLRRVLRNLLENAIRAAGPDGVVELAARQTDAGLAISIGDSGPGFGLGPPGLSSRGLVIVRRLIEAVGGSLDVGTSPLGGALVTVTFSLAHLS
- a CDS encoding response regulator transcription factor, with the protein product MPTSADPTLGPADDLSVAAGVRVIVCDDHRVFAEALAAVLRGHGYLVADVVQDPRKALELLAAETVDLCVMDLGFPDADGIEFTRRIGETTPSVKVFVLTARTGPDVLRLAMAAGASGVASKERGIGDVVRAIGRVVAGELYCDDHLLRDALGLGADTDRAHAQFLATYLTKREREVLDLLVQGQTTDAMAGLLHISKTTVRTHIQSVLSKFGAHSRLEAVAYAIANGIVPPPT
- a CDS encoding FAD-dependent oxidoreductase — protein: MTEYDTDVLIVGSGPAGGAAALFLSTYEIDTIVLNRYRWTANTPRAHITNQRTIELMRDMGIEAEVTGKGTTHELMGQTAFCTSLAGEEIGRIRTWGTHPRRLADYTEASPTLPVDLPQTLFEPILVSTAASRGAQVRFGTEYLSLEQDEDGVTALVRDRLTGSTYSIRARYLIGADGGRSKVAQDIALPMTGSMDIEGSMNIVFEADLSKYVAHRPSVLYWVLQPGAQIGGIGAGLVRMVRPWNEWLIVWGYDISKPAPEVDEAMATEIVHNLVGNDTIDVKLKGTSVWSVNHMYAEQASRGRVFCMGDAIHRHPPSNGLGSNTSIQDAYNLSWKLAHVIRGQAGPALLATYDDERVPVARQIVERANKSRTQFGQIFKALGMTPDAPAGRTIASRKDDTPEGEAQRAELREAIELKDYEFNAHGVELGQRYRSDAVLPDGTAEPAYERDPELFYHPTTWPGARIPHCWLNQGGSTVSTLDVVGKGRFVLLTGIGGESWTKAAQVVSENLGVPMDAYVIGPGADLDDLYGDWSRLSEIPDSGCLLIRPDAHVAWRSPALPEDAEATLHEALTTVLSRD
- a CDS encoding intradiol ring-cleavage dioxygenase, whose product is MTNHSDLDGQALTDAVVASFDGSTDERYKTIMAALVRHLHAFATEVELTEEEWFKGIDFLTQTGQISDDKRQEFVLLSDVLGLSMLTVGLANRKPPEATAATVFGPFFVEGSPEIENGGDMSNGAPGQPCLVSGRVLNTAREPIADALVEAWQADEEGFYDVQKSLDGPQNRGHLHTDAEGNFSFWAVRPVAYPIPADGPVGELLRAGGRGPMRPAHIHFMVTAPGYSRLITHVFAAGDEYLDSDAVFGVKASLIAGFAEHPAGVAPDGRQLDVPYATITYDLVLATDEESAR